DNA from Thalassoroseus pseudoceratinae:
CTTCACAGAATATACTTCCTCTCCCAATGACGCGGGGTGGAGCAGCCCGGTAGCTCGCGAGGCTCATAACCTCGAGGTCGCAGGTTCGAATCCTGCCCCCGCCACTTTTTGAGTTTATTGCGTTTTGCACAAACTCACACAACTTTGCCGAAGCCCTCGTTAATCGAGGGCTTTTTTTTATGGCCAGTGAGTTCAACTGCGGTGTAGATATCCAGCAGTTATCATTCTCTTGCACCGAGTGATGTTGGGAAACCAGACTCCAGTGCACGGGAATCACTTTACCCGCTTCATGGCAAAGGGCAACTGGGAGAACTTTGGTTTCTTCTCGCTACTGGCTCAGCTTGATGCCGATCGAGACCACGTTATGGCTTGGGGAACACTTTTTATCGCCGCTCTTTTCGAGATTGGATGGGCGATCGGTTTGAAGTACGCCCACGGTTTCACACGACTATGGCCAAGCGTGCTGACAATCACCGCAATGGTGATCAGCATGGCATGTCTCGCGTCGGCCGTTCGGACCATTCCGGTCGGAACGGGCTATGCCGTTTGGACTGGCATTGGCGCCGTCGGCACGGCGATTCTCGGCATCATTCTTTTCAGCGACCCCGTCACTTTCTGGCGAGTCGTGTGCTTGCTCATGATTGTTGGGGGTGTCGCGGGGCTGAAGTTTTCGGCCTCGTAACGTTCCGACGAAACGGTAGCCTAGCGGCAATCACTCATTCTCACCGATCAGCCGCTGGTTGATGTCACGTTCTTTCTTTTCCGCTCTTCGAATCAGCGTCGTCTGCCAGTTTTGAGAGAGCAGAGGGATCGCCGCCAGTTCCAAAGCAGCGTCGATGTCCGTTTTCTCAATGTGCATCACCTGATTGGCTCGCTCAACGGTCCATTCGGGATACGGCCGTTCCTGAAGGCTCACAGACTTTCCCGCAGCGATGTGTCCTTCGGTTAGCACGCGAAAGTACCACCCTGTCCGTCCCGTCTGTTGAACTTTTAGAGCAAGAGTTTTGATCCGCCACCGACGAGCTAGTTTCCAACATGGCTGACGCGGCTGCGAGACTTGCACGAGCACCGTATCACCAATTCGCCACGTGTCCCCGATACACACATCGGCTTCACTCAAACTCTCCATCGTCATGTTCTCGCCGAACGCTCCGAACGGAAGCCGCGGCTTGGCCAACGACTCTCGCCAACCAGAGTAATGCTCGGCGGAATAGGCGAGAACGGCTTTGTCTGGTCCGCCATGGTGAACCAAATCAGCTTGTCCATCACCATCAAGGTTCGTTCTCCCCAGCCAGACGCTGCCAGACACTGGCTCTTTAAAGAAACCAGTCGTCCAAGTGCGATCCATCGGATCGGCCGCTCCTTCTTCGCCATACTCGCGTGGCATGCCAACCTGAATTGAGGCCAATAGCGGTTGATTCAATGCTGAGTTCCTATTGTGTCTAGTGACGCAAGTTTGCTTGGTTTTCCGTCTTGACGGCCTGTTGTCATGTTTGGTTCGCAGTCGATCCGACAAACGAATCTGAGCACGGATTTCAAGCGGGTGTTCTCATGATCGATTCGAAACCGTCATGCGTCAACCAGTGAAAACAACGTGATAGCGGAACGGTTCACCGCCATGCACCACCCTTAACTTCATACGATGGCCACAAACTAGTGGTTCGACCACTCTGTATTGACGGGTTTCAAAACTTCCACCGCACGCTCGTTGGCGTGCTCATCGCAAATTGCGAACATGTCAATTCAGGTCGGATACAACACTAGACTGACACCGAATGCAGCCTTTTCGACCATGCCATTTGCCAAATTCGCTCATCGATCAATAATCGCCAACTTTCGCTTGCCACAAAACAGACAAGTCTGTATATTTTGGATATGAGCAAGACACGTCGCAAGAAGTCGGACGCCCGACAACGCATTCTGGAAACCGCCGAACGGTTGTTTTACGCCGAAGGCGTGCGGGCCGTCGGAATTGACCGCATTGTGGCCGAGGCCTCAGTGGCTAAGATGTCGTTGTACAACCACTTCGCCTCAAAGGACGAACTTATTCTCGCGGTGCTTCAGTACCGTGAAGAGCAAGTCGACCAGATGTTCGTCAATTCCATGACACGCCATGTTGATCAGGGAATGAACAAATTGGAAGCATTTTTTGCCGCCCTCAAGGAGTGGTTTGAAGCCGAGAATTTTCGCGGTTGCTCGTTCATCAATGCTGCCGTAGAGTTGGCAGACG
Protein-coding regions in this window:
- the sugE gene encoding quaternary ammonium compound efflux SMR transporter SugE, translated to MAWGTLFIAALFEIGWAIGLKYAHGFTRLWPSVLTITAMVISMACLASAVRTIPVGTGYAVWTGIGAVGTAILGIILFSDPVTFWRVVCLLMIVGGVAGLKFSAS
- a CDS encoding MOSC domain-containing protein; translated protein: MNQPLLASIQVGMPREYGEEGAADPMDRTWTTGFFKEPVSGSVWLGRTNLDGDGQADLVHHGGPDKAVLAYSAEHYSGWRESLAKPRLPFGAFGENMTMESLSEADVCIGDTWRIGDTVLVQVSQPRQPCWKLARRWRIKTLALKVQQTGRTGWYFRVLTEGHIAAGKSVSLQERPYPEWTVERANQVMHIEKTDIDAALELAAIPLLSQNWQTTLIRRAEKKERDINQRLIGENE
- a CDS encoding TetR/AcrR family transcriptional regulator, which produces MSKTRRKKSDARQRILETAERLFYAEGVRAVGIDRIVAEASVAKMSLYNHFASKDELILAVLQYREEQVDQMFVNSMTRHVDQGMNKLEAFFAALKEWFEAENFRGCSFINAAVELADAEHPASQFSVEHKRRFYAMVKAIISEVAGTKAAERTSEAIALLVEGAIIKAVMDQSSHPADVAKETAMALVARAKRK